Proteins from one Podospora pseudocomata strain CBS 415.72m chromosome 4, whole genome shotgun sequence genomic window:
- a CDS encoding hypothetical protein (EggNog:ENOG503P0DV; COG:Q), translating to MAVALSSQVLESLLTPGRLVLLSVLFVVISFIVDISRLPSCPDSLPRVGFGRGLVASVKNWVYYVSRYNDWIADGYEKYNKKGRAFVVPNSPSRPLEIVVPKSQTAWMLEQPDRVLSTKEAHRDSLFNDYQFGVDDQFPIRTIHKHLARNIVNLLPGIQKEVHASIDDVYGTDTENWRTLNIWNSLIGIVSRVTNRMLVGDPLCHNEEFLKNQVAFADAIVRNGLIMSFFPKVFHPIVGPLVTITNRRAWRKTYEIGKPVIEQRLRDMGRIDSGADVQVPEDMLTWLIRQAKAEGAAEELSPVMLSKRLLPVEFAAIHTTVLTASNVLLDLASSDPSLGYIDAIRKETSQALREGNGHWTKDSLANLHLTDSAIKESMRVSYFARCLTHRKVIAPEGVTNPTEGWHAPEGSFLTLDLAGVHLDPEAFPEPEKYDAFRFVKLREQLDPKNPEEAMKIKRLGMVTTSPEHLTFSHGRHACPGRFFVAHELKMILAYLLNNYDIKHIEKRPQNDWVGATVIPPMAATLEVNRRKI from the exons ATGGCTGTCGCTCTTAGCTCCCAGGTCCTGGAGTCGCTGCTAACTCCGGGGCGCCTGGTTCTTCTTTCCGTCCTGTTTGTGGTGATCTCATTCATCGTCGACATTTCCCGGTTACCCAGCTGTCCAGACTCTCTCCCTCGCGTGGGATTTGGTCGAGGCCTGGTCGCGTCTGTCAAGAACTGGGTGTATTATGTTTCGCGCTATAATGATTGGATTGCCGATGGTTATGAGAAG TACAACAAGAAGGGTCGTGCCTTTGTTGTTCCTAATTCCCCGAGCCGCCCTCTAGAGATTGTGGTTCCCAAGTCCCAAACAGCGTGGATGCTCGAACAGCCAGACCGAGTGCTCTCTACCAAAGAAGCTCATCGCGACTCTTTATTTAACGACTACCAGTTTGGAGTTGACGATCAGTTTCCGATTCGCACGATACACAAGCACCTTGCCCGCAATATTGTCAATTTGCTACCTGGAATCCAGAAAGAGGTTCATGCCTCCATCGACGATGTCTATGGGACAGATACAGAGAACTGGAGGACGCTGAATATCTGGAACTCTTTGATTGGCATCGTCTCCAGAGTTACAAACCGAATGCTGGTCGGCGATCCGCTTTGCCATAATGAAGAGTTCCTCAAGAACCAGGTGGCCTTCGCTGACGCTATCGTTCGCAATGGCTTGATCATGAGCTTTTTCCCGAAGGTGTTCCACCCCATTGTCGGCCCTCTTGTCACCATTACAAACCGCCGAGCATGGCGCAAGACCTACGAAATCGGGAAGCCTGTCATAGAGCAACGTCTCCGGGACATGGGACGCATAGACTCTGGCGCCGACGTACAAGTGCCAGAAGATATGCTCACCTGGCTCATCCGACAGGCCAAAGCCGAAGGCGCAGCAGAAGAACTCAGCCCCGTCATGCTCTCCAAGCGCCTGCTACCCGTCGAGTTTGCCGCTATCCATACAACGGTGCTAACAGCTTCGAATGTTCTTCTCGACCTCGCATCATCAGACCCATCTCTGGGCTACATCGACGCCATTCGCAAAGAGACCTCCCAGGCTTTGAGGGAAGGAAATGGTCACTGGACGAAGGACAGCCTAGCAAATCTCCATCTTACAGACAGCGCTATCAAGGAAAGCATGCGCGTTAGTTATTTCGCCAGGTGCTTGACCCACAGGAAGGTGATTGCACCTGAAGGGGTGACGAATCCAACAGAGGGATGGCACGCGCCCGAGGGGTCATTTCTCACCCTGGACCTTGCTGGAGTACATCTTGATCCAGAAGCGTTTCCTGAGCCCGAGAAGTATGATGCCTTCCGGTTTGTGAAGTTGAGAGAGCAGCTCGATCCGAAGAATCCCGAGGAGGCAATGAAGATCAAGAGACTGGGGATGGTAACTACGAGCCCAGAACACTTGACCTTTAGCCATGGGAGGCACGCATG CCCTGGGAGGTTCTTTGTCGCGCATGAGTTGAAGATGATCCTGGCGTATTTACTAAATAATTACGACATCAAGCATATAGAGAAGAGGCCGCAGAATGACTGGGTGGGCGCCACTGTTATTCCGCCAATGGCAGCCACGTTAGAGGTCAATAGGAGGAAGATTTGA
- a CDS encoding hypothetical protein (COG:S; EggNog:ENOG503Q4W6) translates to MRRTASLCMVAVALPWAAAQSTTPASFPPSSPSSSPALASATPIPVIGVRTGIDKVTGKPPARLNINGLWAKGGAQWHLYILALSELQALNETNELSYFAVAGIHGYPHSAWNGVGHVDGAPSNRGFCPHGQILVARAVDIASRYPPDLLPEYMAAAESLRQPYWDWAMNPALPVAATRLNMTVQAPEGRRVIPNPLYTYKFQRLKVEEGFGDSALTHYPQTIRCSRSGGVLNDANESNEGLLLAARDLTGSVYDVFTRVNTYDGMSSSSFENAHNLIHLRAGCNNGTMADINWSAFEPLFMLHHCNVDRLVAMWQTIYYNNSMFTSSALSGGQFGTPANTVITADSPLKPFFRAPSAATTNGNSTLLEFHTSNTVANVSVFGYTYPELPDWSLPAETRAEQVRAKVNALYGDMAGDDGATTLETGPLNRMGKGTTRDYWVVEMSVERGELAGRLPATVSLFIRGESIGRMTLLGMPCEGVARESVPVQDIRVGNGTLKDLDRESVVGYLKREVGVGIKGADGEEVSVGNVPSLGVVVLDMEYAPRTNLSSFPVFNGKVTRWPVEMRQDLGVNETRSLRRGVVRWK, encoded by the exons ATGCGGAGGACCGCTTCACTCTGCATGGTGGCCGTGGCCCTCCCATGGGCTGCGGCTCAGTCGACAACCCCCGCGTCCtttcccccatcatcaccctcatcatcacctgcgCTAGCCTCCGCGACCCCTATTCCTGTGATCGGCGTCAGGACGGGCATTGACAAGGTTACAGGGAAACCTCCAGCCAGACTCAATATCAATGGGCTATGGGCAAAGGGAGGGGCACAATG GCATCTCTACATTCTGGCCCTATCAGAATTACAGGCGCTCAACGAGACGAACGAGTTATCATACTTCGCGGTAGCAG GTATTCATGGTTATCCCCACAGTGCGTGGAACGGAGTAGGGCATGTAGATGGGGCGCCTTCTAATAGGGGGTTTTGTCCTCATGGT CAAATATTGGTGGCTCGCGCGGTTGACATCGCGTCTAGATACCCCCCAGATCTGCTTCCCGAGTACATGGCAGCGGCAGAGTCGTTGCGGCAGCCATACTGGGACTGGGCGATGAATCCAGCGTTGCCTGTAGCAGCTACCAGGCTCAACATGACGGTGCAGGCACCAGAGGGACGAAGAGTCATACCGAACCCGCTATACACTTACAAGTTTCAACGATTaaaggttgaagagggatTTGGTGATAGCGCCCTGACGCACTATCCGCAGACAATACGATGTTCTCGATCTGGGGGTGTGCTAAATGATGCCAACGAGTCTAACGAGGGGTTACttttggcggcgagggatTTGACAGGGAGTGTG TATGATGTCTTTACTCGGGTCAACACCTATGACGGGATGAGCAGCTCGAGCTTTGAGAATGCCCACAACTTGATTCATCTTCGTGCAGGGTGCAATAACGGGACCATGGCCGATATTAACTGGTCGGCCTTTGAGCCGCTGTT TATGCTACACCACTGCAACGTCGACAGGCTGGTGGCCATGTGGCAAACAATTTACTACAACAACTCGATGTTTACAAGCAGCGCTTTGTCTGGCGGGCAGTTTGGAACTCCTGCCAATACGGTGATCACGGCTGACAGCCCGCTCAAGCCCTTTTTCCGGGCTCCATctgccgccaccaccaatgGCAACAGCACGCTACTAGAGTTCCACACGAGCAACACTGTCGCTAATGTCAGCGTGTTTGGGTACACGTATCCGGAACTGCCCGATTGGAGTCTCCCGGCTGAGACGAGGGCAGAGCAGGTCAGGGCAAAGGTGAATGCGCTTTACGGGGACATGGCTGGGGATGACGGGGCAACGACGCTGGAGACGGGACCGTTGAACCGGATGGGCAAGGGGACGACGAGGGATTattgggtggtggagatgagcgtggagaggggggagctGGCAGGGAGGTTGCCGGCGACGGTGAGTTTGTTTATCAGGGGGGAGAGCATTGGACGGATGACGCTGCTGGGGATGCCGTGTGAGggggtggcgagggagagcGTGCCGGTGCAGGACATTAgggttgggaatgggacTTTGAAGGATTTGGACAGGGAGAGTGTGGTTGGGTatttgaagagggaggtgggagttGGGATTAAGGGG gcggatggggaggaggtttcgGTGGGGAATGTGCCtagtttgggggttgtggtgttggACATGGAGTATGCGCCGCGGACGAATTTGTCGAGTTTTCCGGTGTTTAATGGGAAGGTGACGAGGTGGCCTGTGGAGATGAGGCAGGATTTGGGGGTGAATGAGACTAGAAGTTTGAGGCGAGGTGTGGTGCGGTGGAAgtga
- a CDS encoding hypothetical protein (COG:E; EggNog:ENOG503P0E7) yields the protein MAPHNDAPSPSGSFTAGFNRIPFRPVGSSSLMAGHESPLSSSYSTTSEASDLHMTRPLVPGVYVPTMCFFEEGSEDVDTDTIARHAVRLARAGVTGLATQGSNGEAVHLTHAERQLVTSTTRKALNDSGFSHMPIIVGCGSQSTRETIQYCREAWEAGGDYALVLPPSYYASLFAPASETIIEYFTAVADASPIPIIIYNFPGAVGGLDLSSDIIVQLAEHHNIVGVKLTCGNTGKLNRVAAATRKMSKTHDPKNPEFLVLAGSADFSIQALVAGGHGILAGLANIAPKACTRTIELFNQGKHAEAQEMQEIVAQGDWTAIQGGVVGVKSGLQSWLGYGGYARSPLPKPTAAQEKKWKEGYRDLIMLEKSL from the coding sequence ATGGCTCCTCACAATGACGCACCCTCGCCCAGTGGCAGCTTCACTGCCGGCTTCAACAGAATCCCTTTCCGCCCTGTCGGGTCCTCATCCCTCATGGCAGGCCACGAGTCGCCCCTCAGTAGCTCGTACAGCACAACTTCGGAAGCATCCGACCTCCATATGACCCGACCACTTGTGCCAGGCGTCTATGTCCCAACCATGTGCTTCTTTGAGGAAGGCTCGGAAGATGTAGACACGGACACCATCGCACGCCATGCAGTGCGACTCGCCCGCGCGGGCGTCACAGGACTGGCCACTCAAGGCTCCAACGGCGAAGCGGTCCATCTCACACACGCCGAGAGACAGCTGGTTACGTCGACCACACGGAAGGCCTTGAACGACTCGGGATTCTCCCACATGCCCATCATTGTTGGCTGCGGCTCACAAAGCACACGGGAGACCATCCAGTACTGCCGGGAGGCGTGGGAGGCTGGCGGCGATTATGCTCTTGTGCTCCCGCCCTCGTACTATGCCAGCCTCTTTGCTCCGGCATCCGAGACCATTATCGAGTATTTCACTGCCGTGGCAGATGCCTCGCCCATTCCTATCATCATCTACAACTTCCCCGGCGCCGTGGGTGGGCTTGATCTCTCCTCGGACATCATCGTACAGCTTGCCGAGCACCACAACATCGTGGGCGTGAAGCTCACGTGTGGCAACACTGGCAAGCTGAACCGCGTGGCTGCGGCCACCCGGAAGATGTCCAAGACCCATGACCCCAAGAACCCGGAGTTCCTAGTCCTCGCTGGTTCTGCCGACTTTTCCATCCAGGCCTTGGTGGCTGGTGGCCACGGCATCTTGGCCGGCCTTGCCAACATCGCTCCCAAGGCCTGCACCCGCACGATCGAGCTCTTCAACCAAGGCAAGCATGCCGAGGCTCAGGAAATGCAAGAGATCGTTGCCCAGGGAGACTGGACAGCCATTCAAGGCGGAGTCGTCGGAGTCAAATCCGGTCTTCAAAGCTGGCTAGGCTATGGTGGCTACGCCAGAAGCCCTCTCCCCAAGCCAACGGCTgcccaggagaagaagtggaAAGAGGGATACAGAGACCTGATCATGTTGGAGAAGTCGCTGTAA